One window from the genome of Pseudanabaena yagii GIHE-NHR1 encodes:
- a CDS encoding 4a-hydroxytetrahydrobiopterin dehydratase, producing the protein MAIQKLSEVEISSAIAQLAGWAVVDQKLQKNFKFSNFVEAFGFISKVAIVAEKMGHHPELFNVYNKVRIDLTTHDADGISALDFELAQKIDKLL; encoded by the coding sequence ATGGCTATTCAAAAATTATCTGAAGTGGAAATTTCTTCAGCGATCGCTCAATTAGCAGGTTGGGCAGTGGTCGATCAAAAACTCCAAAAAAACTTTAAATTTAGTAATTTTGTTGAAGCTTTTGGCTTTATCAGCAAAGTGGCGATCGTTGCCGAAAAAATGGGACATCATCCTGAACTATTCAATGTGTATAACAAGGTCAGAATCGATCTCACAACCCATGATGCTGATGGTATAAGCGCCCTTGATTTTGAACTAGCCCAAAAAATTGATAAGCTCCTCTAA
- a CDS encoding indolepyruvate ferredoxin oxidoreductase subunit alpha has translation MAYTIASNICEGVADCVPACPVACIEQGQGANSKGTIWFKIDASICIDCGVCLEVCPIQGAILPEERPELVI, from the coding sequence ATGGCTTATACGATCGCATCAAACATATGTGAAGGTGTAGCAGATTGTGTACCTGCTTGTCCCGTAGCTTGTATCGAACAGGGACAGGGCGCAAATAGTAAAGGCACAATTTGGTTTAAGATTGATGCCTCAATCTGTATCGATTGTGGGGTTTGCTTAGAGGTATGCCCCATCCAAGGAGCAATCTTGCCTGAGGAGCGACCAGAATTAGTGATCTAG
- a CDS encoding glycosyltransferase family 4 protein, with product MQSLQIGTSWFPEEAGGLARVYYGCMNYLPQVGVEVSGLVVGSERVWFSSGQKVRSFAPPDSSTWRRSLNLRKAVHQTLASAKFDLVASHFALYTFPALDCLGDLPLVMHFHGPWALESQAEGAGRLSVWGKWAIEKLVYQRANGFIVLSESFRQILHQTYHVPLDKIFIVGGGINTTEFDLDLSIAQAREKLGWRQDRRILLCVRRLVKRMGLENLIVAIAIVRQQFPDVLLLIAGKGAISETLRSQIQELQLEDHVQLLGFVSDQDLAIAYRAAELSIVPTVTLEGFGLTVIESLATGTPVLGTPIGGIPEILQPLNRNLILEGSSSEQLAQGIIEALSGQRQIPTAAACQTYIKQNYDWQVIAQQMKSVYEQVIQS from the coding sequence ATGCAATCATTACAGATAGGTACAAGCTGGTTCCCAGAAGAAGCAGGTGGCTTAGCTCGCGTTTATTATGGCTGTATGAACTATTTACCACAGGTTGGGGTTGAAGTAAGTGGTTTAGTGGTCGGTTCTGAGCGTGTTTGGTTTAGTTCAGGACAAAAAGTGAGGTCATTTGCTCCGCCTGATAGTTCGACTTGGAGGCGATCGCTAAATCTCCGTAAAGCTGTTCATCAGACATTAGCAAGCGCTAAATTTGATTTGGTTGCCTCACATTTTGCTCTATATACTTTTCCTGCCCTAGATTGTTTAGGCGATTTACCTTTAGTGATGCACTTTCATGGACCTTGGGCTTTAGAAAGTCAAGCTGAGGGTGCAGGCAGGTTATCGGTTTGGGGGAAATGGGCAATTGAGAAGCTTGTTTATCAAAGGGCAAATGGATTTATTGTTTTGTCGGAGTCATTTCGGCAGATTTTGCATCAAACTTATCATGTGCCGCTAGATAAAATTTTTATTGTGGGGGGTGGCATCAATACGACGGAATTTGATCTGGATTTATCGATCGCCCAAGCTAGGGAAAAATTAGGATGGCGACAGGATCGGCGGATTCTGCTTTGTGTCAGGCGATTAGTGAAGCGGATGGGGTTAGAGAATTTGATCGTAGCGATCGCTATAGTACGCCAGCAATTTCCTGATGTGTTGCTATTGATTGCTGGTAAAGGGGCGATCTCAGAAACATTGCGATCGCAAATTCAGGAATTACAACTGGAAGATCATGTGCAGTTATTGGGGTTTGTGAGTGATCAGGATTTAGCGATCGCCTATCGTGCAGCAGAGTTGAGCATTGTGCCAACAGTCACGTTGGAAGGATTTGGATTAACTGTAATTGAATCTTTGGCAACGGGAACACCTGTTCTCGGAACCCCTATCGGCGGTATTCCTGAAATCTTACAGCCCTTAAATCGCAACTTGATTTTAGAAGGTAGTAGTTCTGAGCAATTAGCCCAAGGCATTATCGAAGCATTGTCAGGACAAAGGCAAATTCCTACAGCAGCAGCTTGCCAAACCTATATCAAGCAAAACTACGATTGGCAGGTAATTGCTCAACAAATGAAATCAGTTTATGAGCAAGTTATTCAATCATAA
- a CDS encoding SpoIID/LytB domain-containing protein, with amino-acid sequence MMKHFSKGMYTLFLSLVLVLVAGVSQAAAANLLRVLVREENSSKMSVAVTQPATLQIAGQASRRLDPGKWYTLPLTSAYRITPSNNGLVQVGSNLYPGEIELRAWNNKAIAVNVLSLEEYLRSVVPSEMPASWHMDALMAQAVAARSYAVNTQRQRKWGEAPYDLVSDTRDQVYKGFYRYDPQTGQAIALIHSRSDQAVASTAGYMLKPGFNGYYRARLPRNWISWGGGYMPVSDGQHLDQEMTQQMAQKGWNWMQILAWWYRDQPVKN; translated from the coding sequence ATGATGAAACACTTCTCCAAAGGGATGTATACGCTATTTTTGTCCTTAGTCTTAGTACTTGTTGCTGGCGTATCTCAAGCAGCAGCAGCAAACCTCTTGAGGGTTTTGGTTAGAGAGGAAAATAGCTCTAAGATGTCTGTCGCAGTGACACAACCTGCTACTTTACAAATTGCAGGACAGGCGAGCCGCCGTCTTGATCCTGGTAAGTGGTACACATTACCCCTGACATCTGCTTATCGTATTACTCCTAGTAATAATGGATTGGTGCAAGTCGGCAGCAATCTCTACCCCGGTGAAATCGAATTACGCGCTTGGAATAACAAGGCGATCGCCGTTAACGTTTTGTCCCTTGAGGAATATCTGCGCAGCGTTGTTCCTAGCGAAATGCCCGCCAGTTGGCATATGGACGCATTAATGGCGCAAGCAGTTGCTGCTCGTAGTTATGCTGTCAATACTCAGCGTCAGCGTAAATGGGGCGAGGCTCCCTACGATCTAGTCAGTGATACTCGTGATCAGGTATACAAAGGTTTTTATCGCTACGATCCTCAGACTGGGCAAGCGATCGCTCTAATTCATAGCCGCAGTGATCAAGCCGTTGCCTCAACCGCAGGCTATATGCTTAAACCCGGTTTTAATGGTTATTATCGTGCCCGCCTACCTCGCAACTGGATTAGCTGGGGTGGTGGCTATATGCCCGTTTCCGATGGTCAGCACCTCGATCAGGAAATGACTCAGCAAATGGCACAAAAGGGCTGGAATTGGATGCAAATTTTGGCTTGGTGGTATCGGGATCAACCCGTCAAAAACTAA
- the nusA gene encoding transcription termination factor NusA has product MSLLNLPGLGQMVEVISKERNLPKHAVQNALREALLKGYERFRKTYRSEGITFEEEYFNNFDVELDIEGEGFRVLATKMIVDEVKDADHEIGLSEVREVAPEAQAGGTVVVDVTPEQGDFGRMAAIQTKQVLAQKLRDQQRKIIQEEFQDVEGTVLQGRVLRFENTSVIVAVSSGFGQPEVEAELPKREQLAGERPYRPNMTLKVYLKKVFEGSRRGPQLLVSRADAGLVVYLFANEVPEIEEEIVRIVAVAREANPPSPAVGPRTKIAVDTLERDVDPVGACIGARGARIQAVVSELRGEKIDVIRWSPDPSTYIANSLSPARIHEVRLINANERIAHVLVPEDQLSLAIGKEGQNVRLAARLTGWKIDIKNLAKYDYEEEDRKIQESSARFTENLEPSDQDEEENDYADDQE; this is encoded by the coding sequence ATGTCATTGTTGAATTTGCCTGGTTTGGGACAGATGGTAGAAGTGATTAGCAAAGAGCGTAATCTCCCCAAACACGCCGTCCAAAATGCCTTACGTGAAGCTTTACTAAAGGGATATGAGCGTTTTCGTAAGACTTATCGCTCCGAGGGAATCACCTTTGAAGAAGAGTATTTTAATAACTTTGATGTAGAGCTGGATATCGAAGGAGAAGGTTTTCGCGTCTTAGCCACGAAGATGATCGTCGATGAAGTTAAAGACGCAGATCATGAAATTGGCTTGTCGGAAGTACGTGAAGTTGCGCCTGAAGCGCAAGCAGGTGGCACGGTGGTCGTTGATGTGACCCCTGAGCAGGGGGACTTTGGACGAATGGCTGCCATCCAAACCAAGCAAGTACTCGCTCAAAAACTACGAGATCAACAACGCAAAATCATTCAAGAGGAATTTCAAGATGTTGAAGGTACTGTCTTGCAAGGTCGAGTCCTTCGTTTTGAAAATACCTCTGTGATCGTTGCTGTCAGTAGCGGATTTGGTCAACCTGAAGTAGAGGCAGAGTTACCTAAGCGTGAGCAACTAGCGGGAGAAAGACCCTATCGTCCGAATATGACGCTGAAGGTTTATCTCAAGAAAGTATTTGAAGGGTCACGTCGTGGTCCTCAACTTTTGGTTTCACGAGCAGATGCAGGCTTAGTAGTCTATTTATTTGCTAATGAAGTACCTGAAATTGAGGAAGAAATTGTACGGATCGTTGCTGTTGCTAGAGAAGCTAACCCCCCATCTCCTGCGGTAGGTCCCCGCACGAAAATTGCTGTAGATACCCTTGAGCGAGATGTTGATCCTGTTGGTGCTTGCATCGGTGCTAGAGGTGCGCGCATTCAAGCTGTTGTATCAGAGTTACGTGGGGAAAAGATTGATGTGATCCGTTGGTCGCCAGATCCTTCAACCTATATCGCTAATTCTCTTAGCCCTGCCCGCATTCATGAAGTGCGTTTGATTAATGCCAATGAAAGAATTGCTCATGTTCTGGTTCCTGAGGATCAGCTTAGTTTGGCGATCGGTAAGGAAGGTCAAAATGTACGTTTGGCTGCGCGATTGACTGGTTGGAAGATTGATATTAAAAATTTGGCAAAATACGATTACGAGGAAGAGGATCGGAAGATTCAAGAAAGTAGTGCAAGGTTTACCGAAAATCTTGAGCCATCTGATCAGGATGAGGAGGAGAATGATTATGCAGATGATCAGGAATAG
- the rimP gene encoding ribosome maturation factor RimP, translated as MSHPLIPQIFQIAEEVASPLGLEVVDVVLHTNKNPVVLRVDIRNPEQNTGLDDCERMSRALEPTLDAIDIIPHAYVLEISSPGAERQLQGDREFIAFKGFMVTVSTKVPHEGKQSWVGHLVSRNETQVTISIKGRLINIPRELVDRVELAKTE; from the coding sequence ATGAGTCATCCTCTAATTCCGCAAATTTTTCAAATTGCTGAAGAAGTTGCCTCTCCCCTTGGGTTGGAGGTTGTTGATGTCGTGCTACATACCAATAAAAACCCTGTAGTGTTGCGGGTCGATATTCGTAATCCTGAGCAAAATACAGGGCTAGACGACTGCGAACGCATGAGCCGTGCACTAGAACCAACCCTTGATGCAATTGATATCATTCCCCATGCCTACGTGTTGGAAATTTCTAGCCCTGGTGCCGAACGTCAGTTACAGGGTGATCGCGAGTTTATTGCTTTCAAGGGCTTTATGGTGACAGTCAGCACGAAAGTTCCCCATGAAGGTAAACAAAGTTGGGTTGGGCATCTGGTCTCTCGAAATGAAACGCAAGTCACGATCAGCATCAAAGGTCGCCTGATCAATATTCCCCGCGAACTTGTTGATCGGGTGGAATTAGCAAAAACAGAATAA
- the galE gene encoding UDP-glucose 4-epimerase GalE: MSKQTVLVTGGAGYIGSHAVKALQQEGYQVLILDNLVYGHQDVAETLGAELIVGDTNDRALLDQLFRDRQISAVMHFAAYAYVGESVTQPDKYYRNNVVGTLTLLEAMVAANIKAFVFSSTCATYGIPQQIPMTEDHPQAPINPYGATKLMVERILQDFDVAYGLKSVIFRYFNAAGADPDGAIGEDHNPETHLIPLVLQTALGKREAITVYGTDYPTADGTCIRDYIHVNDLADAHVLGLQYLLQGNKSEIFNLGNGNGFSVKEVIDTAQEITGKSINVIFGDRRAGDPPALVGSSEKARNILNWQPKYADIKLILQHAWQWHQKRHA; encoded by the coding sequence ATGAGTAAGCAAACAGTCCTCGTTACAGGTGGCGCTGGTTATATCGGCTCCCATGCAGTAAAAGCGCTACAGCAGGAGGGCTATCAGGTTTTGATTTTAGACAATCTTGTCTATGGTCACCAAGATGTCGCCGAAACCCTAGGAGCAGAATTGATTGTTGGTGATACTAATGATCGCGCTTTACTCGACCAGTTATTTCGCGATCGCCAAATTAGCGCAGTTATGCACTTTGCGGCTTATGCCTATGTGGGTGAATCCGTCACTCAACCTGACAAGTATTACCGCAACAATGTAGTTGGGACTTTGACCCTATTGGAAGCAATGGTTGCCGCTAATATCAAAGCTTTTGTGTTTTCTTCCACCTGCGCCACGTACGGCATACCGCAGCAAATACCGATGACTGAAGATCATCCCCAAGCACCGATTAATCCCTATGGGGCAACTAAGTTGATGGTCGAGCGAATTTTGCAGGATTTTGATGTTGCCTATGGCTTAAAGTCAGTAATCTTTCGATATTTTAATGCCGCAGGAGCTGATCCAGATGGCGCGATCGGCGAAGATCACAACCCTGAAACCCACTTGATCCCCTTAGTTTTACAAACGGCTTTGGGCAAGCGTGAGGCAATTACCGTTTATGGGACTGACTATCCCACCGCCGATGGAACCTGCATCCGTGACTATATCCATGTAAATGATCTTGCTGATGCCCATGTGTTGGGCTTGCAATATTTACTCCAAGGCAATAAGAGTGAGATTTTTAACCTTGGTAATGGTAATGGCTTCTCAGTAAAGGAAGTGATCGATACGGCTCAGGAAATTACAGGTAAGTCGATCAATGTAATATTTGGCGATCGCCGTGCAGGTGATCCACCAGCTTTAGTCGGTAGTAGTGAGAAAGCGAGAAATATCTTAAATTGGCAGCCTAAATATGCTGATATTAAGTTGATTTTGCAGCACGCATGGCAATGGCATCAAAAACGCCATGCCTAA
- a CDS encoding HD family phosphohydrolase, whose amino-acid sequence MGIIPNQLSSLPETNRPSRKWSGRAIIGITFVCIVSTLSIRFYAEPRLTIGTFVDQDLRSPKTFTATDIEATKQAQEQAKQQVVPIYRSNPEMDNNAVKHLEELLRVGDDLRISSGNLPYVDRKILSDEVQRYLRRLSDPEWAQLQDKAYRLANNSNNQNSISSVNKEQDIAALAIIELSLYKISAPASDYQSLINRITDIRRAYAMTQEKVAKGPAMFRDRLLEMTNEDWENNKKLIRQGLLDLQASGIVIGLPDSMLRQRIVNLRNLPTNEEHRAMAISILSATVQPNLTIDYVGTTERAIKASESVQTQKIFLRAGDLIVKGGEKITERQFVILDELKLTQRQVNLMGVSLMVGSTAIAFAILGYAHRRWQYFLKVKLHTKDFLNLGIVCAGNALAAVLMAPHMFFFVPLASMGLIIGSFYSSRLALLITSLTSILIGIAISSDLLALSPVLIGAIIAAAITDRPLTRSHLAATGLLVAVVQAAVYTAIAILGGATPPVLILITALKYASGGLISAIAALGAIPYLEHLSYALTPFRLAELANLDRPLLRRLVTETPGTFQHTLFVANLAEAAARELGADTTLVRTGTLYHDIGKTLKPEYFIENQMGQPNPHDILNDPWLSAQIVKEHVSGGIKLAQKYHLPKMLQAFIPEHQGTITISYFYCQAQKRSNYAIESEFRYAGPIPQSRETGIVMLADACEAALRSLGTETTLEAAKTLLMRIFKARWDDGQLKDCSLSWEDLDRIAPVFIKVWQERNHGRIKYPHLAEKLDPSGSALPDHLCKTDKCKPSKSAEPLAEQTVASKEIALK is encoded by the coding sequence ATGGGAATTATTCCCAATCAACTATCATCGCTCCCTGAAACTAATCGTCCATCTCGCAAGTGGTCTGGTAGAGCGATTATCGGAATTACCTTTGTTTGTATCGTTTCTACCCTGAGTATTCGTTTTTATGCGGAGCCGCGCTTAACAATTGGTACATTTGTTGACCAAGATTTGCGTTCGCCTAAGACATTTACTGCTACTGATATTGAGGCAACTAAGCAGGCTCAGGAACAAGCTAAACAGCAGGTAGTACCAATTTATCGCAGTAATCCTGAGATGGACAATAATGCGGTCAAACATCTAGAGGAATTGTTACGAGTTGGTGATGATTTACGCATATCTTCTGGCAATCTGCCCTATGTCGATCGCAAAATCTTAAGTGATGAGGTACAGCGATATTTACGCCGATTGTCCGATCCAGAATGGGCGCAATTGCAGGATAAAGCCTATAGGCTAGCAAATAATTCTAATAATCAGAACTCTATATCTTCCGTTAACAAAGAACAAGATATAGCCGCCTTAGCAATTATTGAACTATCTCTCTATAAAATCAGTGCGCCAGCCTCAGACTACCAAAGTCTCATTAACAGGATTACAGATATTCGGCGTGCCTATGCGATGACCCAAGAGAAAGTTGCTAAGGGTCCAGCTATGTTTCGCGATCGCCTCTTAGAAATGACTAATGAGGATTGGGAAAATAACAAGAAATTAATTCGACAGGGTTTGCTCGATCTTCAAGCCTCAGGAATCGTGATCGGATTACCCGATAGTATGTTGCGACAAAGGATTGTCAACCTCAGGAATCTACCCACTAATGAAGAACATCGGGCTATGGCGATCTCGATTCTAAGTGCTACTGTACAGCCGAATCTGACCATTGATTATGTGGGGACAACCGAAAGAGCAATCAAAGCCTCAGAATCTGTTCAGACTCAGAAAATTTTCCTCAGAGCAGGAGATCTCATCGTTAAAGGAGGCGAAAAAATTACGGAGCGACAGTTTGTCATTTTGGACGAACTAAAATTGACTCAAAGGCAAGTCAATCTGATGGGCGTATCCTTGATGGTTGGCTCTACAGCGATCGCCTTTGCCATTCTTGGCTATGCCCATCGACGATGGCAATATTTCCTCAAAGTTAAATTACATACTAAAGATTTTTTAAACCTTGGCATCGTTTGCGCTGGCAATGCACTTGCCGCAGTGTTGATGGCTCCCCATATGTTTTTCTTTGTGCCATTGGCAAGTATGGGGCTAATCATTGGCAGTTTTTATAGTTCTCGGCTAGCACTACTAATTACCTCCTTAACCTCAATATTGATAGGAATTGCTATTAGTAGCGATCTGCTAGCTCTATCGCCTGTATTAATTGGTGCGATTATTGCCGCAGCCATTACTGATCGCCCTTTAACTCGCTCACACCTCGCCGCAACAGGCTTACTAGTTGCGGTTGTCCAAGCAGCAGTATATACAGCGATCGCTATTTTAGGAGGTGCAACGCCACCTGTACTAATTTTAATTACAGCCCTGAAATATGCATCAGGCGGACTCATTTCAGCGATCGCAGCTTTGGGTGCGATCCCTTACCTAGAGCATCTCTCCTATGCTTTGACCCCATTCCGACTCGCAGAACTTGCTAACCTTGACCGTCCCCTACTGCGCCGTTTAGTCACGGAAACCCCCGGTACTTTTCAGCACACCCTATTTGTTGCCAACCTCGCAGAAGCGGCTGCCCGTGAACTAGGTGCTGATACAACTTTGGTACGAACAGGGACGCTCTATCACGACATTGGTAAGACCCTCAAGCCTGAGTATTTCATCGAAAATCAAATGGGACAGCCCAATCCCCACGATATTCTGAACGATCCTTGGCTCAGTGCTCAAATTGTTAAAGAGCATGTGTCAGGTGGTATCAAGTTAGCTCAAAAATATCATCTTCCTAAAATGCTGCAGGCTTTCATCCCCGAACATCAGGGCACGATCACCATTTCCTATTTTTATTGTCAAGCCCAAAAGCGATCGAACTATGCCATTGAGTCAGAGTTTCGCTATGCAGGACCCATTCCCCAATCCCGTGAGACTGGCATTGTGATGTTGGCAGATGCCTGTGAGGCGGCTCTGCGATCGCTCGGAACAGAAACCACTTTAGAAGCAGCTAAAACTTTGCTTATGCGGATCTTTAAAGCAAGATGGGATGACGGACAACTCAAAGATTGCTCCTTAAGTTGGGAAGACTTAGATCGGATTGCACCTGTGTTCATTAAAGTATGGCAGGAGCGGAACCACGGCAGAATTAAATATCCCCATCTTGCCGAAAAGCTTGATCCCTCTGGTTCAGCCTTGCCCGATCATCTCTGCAAAACTGATAAATGCAAACCAAGTAAATCTGCGGAACCATTAGCAGAACAAACCGTAGCATCAAAAGAGATTGCCTTGAAATAG
- a CDS encoding YlxR family protein — protein MALKLHRRCVSCQCIAMRDNFWRVVRVPIAQADIHRTDGNPQQFQIQLDDGMGRSAYLCKKLECLQIAQKKNRLGRSLRTQIPSEIFDILKSRLSSTNSQKYDNIFVN, from the coding sequence TTGGCTTTGAAGCTCCACCGCCGTTGTGTTAGTTGCCAATGTATCGCTATGCGAGACAATTTTTGGCGAGTGGTACGTGTACCGATCGCTCAAGCTGACATTCATAGAACAGATGGTAATCCCCAGCAATTTCAAATCCAACTTGATGATGGAATGGGGCGATCAGCCTATTTGTGTAAAAAACTGGAGTGTTTACAAATAGCTCAGAAAAAAAATCGCTTAGGGCGATCGCTCCGTACCCAGATTCCCTCTGAAATTTTCGACATTCTCAAATCACGCTTAAGTTCTACCAATTCACAAAAATATGACAACATTTTTGTGAATTAA